From a single Brassica rapa cultivar Chiifu-401-42 chromosome A01, CAAS_Brap_v3.01, whole genome shotgun sequence genomic region:
- the LOC103862766 gene encoding protein MICRORCHIDIA 7 has translation MDNDAKQENLQTSTPPPPPAGFPVEETVTLIDLCSGEDDSDLVEQDVQRRYNSGGAKRPRGSSASDMNNAKKPTADELKFVHPEGFGQPIPPPPHVTHTIPADPCNVFTTEASSGRVGSCKQFWKAGDYEGAPGGNWDLSSGGFDHVRVHPKFLHSNATSHKWALGAFAELLDNALDEVASGATYVNVDMLENKKEGNRMLLIEDNGGGMNPEKMRQCMSLGYSAKSKLANTIGQYGNGFKTSTMRLGADVIVFSRCLGKDGKSSTQSIGLLSYTFLRSTGKEDIVVPMLDYERRDTEWSKIVRSSLSDWDKNVKTIIQWSPFSSEDDLLRQFALMNEHGTRIIIYNLWEDDQGMLELDFDADPHDIQLRGVNRDEKNIKMGAQFPNSRHFLTYKHSLRSYASILYLRIPPSFRIILRGRDVEHHNVVNDMMQTEQITYRPQYGADSYVKDSNMSAVVVLGFVKDAKHHVDVQGFNVYHKNRLIKPFWRIWNATGSDGRGVIGVLEANFVEPAHDKQGFERTTVLSRLETRLIQMQKIYWNTNCHKIGYAPRRHPKAGNDYGHTNTSPENDHEEYSPSGFKTRASDKFYSSSYPNHRGDNGGSGNDSSLYLQEELRRERERSKALEAEVELARQKIEEMSKEQENLIAIFTEERDRRDVEEESLRNKLEEASNTIEELLNKIKMLEGSKGPSWRR, from the exons CCACGCGGTTCATCTGCATCAGACATGAACAATGCGAAGAAGCCAACGGCTGATGAGCTAAAGTTCGTGCATCCGGAAGGATTCGGCCAACCAATCCCTCCGCCACCACATGTGACTCATACTATTCCGGCGGATCCGTGCAATGTCTTCACGACGGAGGCGTCGTCCGGCAGAGTTGGCAGTTGTAAGCAGTTTTGGAAAGCTGGAGACTATGAAGGAGCGCCTGGTGGTAACTGGGATCTTTCTTCAG GTGGCTTTGATCATGTAAGAGTCCATCCCAAGTTCTTACATTCTAATGCTACCAGTCACAAATGGGCTCTTGGAG CATTTGCAGAGCTTTTGGACAATGCTTTGGATGAG GTTGCTAGTGGAGCTACTTATGTTAACGTAGACATGCTCGAAAACAAGAAAGAAGGAAACAGAATGTTATTAATTGAAG ATAATGGAGGTGGGATGAATCCTGAGAAAATGAGACAGTGCATGTCTCTAGGATACTCTGCCAAAAGCAAACTTGCAAACACCATTGGACAAT ATGGAAATGGTTTTAAGACTAGTACAATGAGACTCGGAGCTGATGTCATTGTGTTCTCGCGCTGCCTTGGAAAAGATGGAAAGAG CTCTACGCAGAGCATAGGGCTCCTATCATATACGTTTCTTAGAAGCACGGGAAAGGAGGACATCGTTGTACCAATG CTTGACTACGAAAGAAGAGACACTGAATGGAGTAAAATAGTCCGGTCTTCTCTCAGTGATTGGGATAAGAATGTGAAAACAATCATTCAATGGTCGCCATTCTCTAGTGAAGATGATCTTCTTCGTCAG TTTGCTCTAATGAACGAGCATGGCACACGGATAATCATATATAACCTGTGGGAAGATGACCAAGGGATGTTAGAGCTTGATTTTGATGCCGATCCACat GATATCCAACTTAGAGGTGTCAATAGGGATGAGAAAAACATCAAAATGGGTGCTCAGTTTCCTAATTCTAGGCACTTCCTAACCTACAAACACTCACTAAGG AGTTATGCATCAATCCTCTACCTAAGAATTCCACCTAGTTTTCGTATCATACTACGAGGACGTGATGTTGAGCACCACAACGTAGTGAACGATATGATGCAGACTGAGCAGATCACTTATCGTCCTCAGTATGGTGCCGATTCATATGTTAAGGATTCAAAC ATGTCTGCCGTAGTAGTTCTCGGATTCGTGAAAGACGCAAAACATCATGTTGATGTCCAAGGCTTTAATGTCTATCACAAAAATCGACTCATCAAG CCATTTTGGAGGATATGGAATGCAACAGGAAGTGATGGTCGTGGAGTCATAG GTGTGCTGGAAGCTAATTTTGTTGAGCCTGCTCATGATAAGCAAGGGTTTGAGCGTACAACAGTTCTCTCTAGGCTCGAAACACGGCTAATTCAAATGCAGAAGATTTATTG GAACACCAACTGTCACAAAATTGGCTATGCTCCCAGGCGACACCCAAAGGCTGGAAACGATTATGGTCACACAA ACACATCACCAGAAAATGATCATGAGGAATATAGTCCATCAGGCTTTAAAACTCGAGCTTCTGACAAGTTCTACTCAAGTTCATATCCGAATCATAGAGGGGACAACGGTGGGTCAGGGAATGACAGTTCACTG TATTTGCAAGAGGAGCTGCGCCGTGAGAGAGAGCGCAGCAAGGCTCTTGAAGCTGAG GTTGAATTAGCAAGGCAGAAAATAGAAGAAATGAGCAAAGAGCAAGAGAATCTAATCGCAATATTCACAGAGGAAAGAGACAGACGTGATGTAGAGGAAGAAAGTCTGAGAAATAAGCTAGAG GAGGCGTCAAACACTATCGAAGAGTTGTTGAATAAGATTAAAATGCTGGAGGGATCTAAAGGCCCGAGCTGGAGACGTTAG
- the LOC103862777 gene encoding protein TAPETUM DETERMINANT 1 isoform X2 — protein sequence MSRRRLLLSATILSYLLHGMALVSVVASGVEEVRDNVDLTKTTTLATTSTHRKMLRLSHETRVEPDRIGEKCKKSDIVVNQAATEPMPNGIPGYTVEITNQCMSGCNISRIHVSCGWFSSAKLVNPRVFKRIHYDDCLVNNGKPLPYGSTLSFHYANTFPYRLAVAFVTCS from the exons ATGAGCCGACGGCGACTTCTGTTATCGGCGACGATACTCTCGTATTTGCTCCATGGAATGGCTCTCGTCTCCGTCGTTGCCTCCG GCGTGGAGGAGGTTAGAGATAACGTGGATTTGACCAAAACGACGACGTTAGCTACAACCTCTACGCATCGGAAGATGCTACGTCTCTCTCATG AGACGAGAGTAGAGCCGGATAGGATCGGAGAGAAGTGCAAGAAGTCAGACATTGTGGTGAACCAAGCAGCGACCGAACCTATGCCCAACGGAATACCCGGTTACACCGTGGAGATCACGAACCAGTGCATGTCTGGATGCAACATCTCGAGGATCCACGTCAGCTGCGGTTGGTTCAGCTCCGCTAAGTTGGTTAACCCGAGAGTTTTCAAGCGTATTCACTATGATGACTGTCTCGTCAACAACGGGAAGCCTTTGCCTTATGGCTCGACGCTCTCTTTCCACTACGCCAACACTTTCCCTTACCGTCTCGCTGTCGCGTTTGTTACCTGCTCTTGA
- the LOC103862777 gene encoding protein TAPETUM DETERMINANT 1 isoform X1 yields MSRRRLLLSATILSYLLHGMALVSVVASGVEEVRDNVDLTKTTTLATTSTHRKMLRLSHAETRVEPDRIGEKCKKSDIVVNQAATEPMPNGIPGYTVEITNQCMSGCNISRIHVSCGWFSSAKLVNPRVFKRIHYDDCLVNNGKPLPYGSTLSFHYANTFPYRLAVAFVTCS; encoded by the exons ATGAGCCGACGGCGACTTCTGTTATCGGCGACGATACTCTCGTATTTGCTCCATGGAATGGCTCTCGTCTCCGTCGTTGCCTCCG GCGTGGAGGAGGTTAGAGATAACGTGGATTTGACCAAAACGACGACGTTAGCTACAACCTCTACGCATCGGAAGATGCTACGTCTCTCTCATG CAGAGACGAGAGTAGAGCCGGATAGGATCGGAGAGAAGTGCAAGAAGTCAGACATTGTGGTGAACCAAGCAGCGACCGAACCTATGCCCAACGGAATACCCGGTTACACCGTGGAGATCACGAACCAGTGCATGTCTGGATGCAACATCTCGAGGATCCACGTCAGCTGCGGTTGGTTCAGCTCCGCTAAGTTGGTTAACCCGAGAGTTTTCAAGCGTATTCACTATGATGACTGTCTCGTCAACAACGGGAAGCCTTTGCCTTATGGCTCGACGCTCTCTTTCCACTACGCCAACACTTTCCCTTACCGTCTCGCTGTCGCGTTTGTTACCTGCTCTTGA
- the LOC103862792 gene encoding membrane-anchored ubiquitin-fold protein 3, with product MPEEESIDIKFRLYDGSDIGPFRYSAASTVDFLKQRVVSDWPKGKTVVPKGINEVKLISSGKILENNKTVAQCKTPFGETAGGVTVMHVVVQPSPAKTKSEKKVDKAPKAVICTCTIL from the exons ATGCCGGAGGAGGAGTCGATAGATATCAAGTTCAGGCTCTACGATGGCTCCGACATCGGACCCTTTCGCTATTCAGCTGCGTCTACTGTTGATTTTTTGAAGCAAAGGGTCGTCTCTGATTGGCCCAAAG GCAAAACAGTTGTTCCAAAGGGGATAAACGAAGTAAAGCTGATTAGTTCGGGTAAGATCTTGGAGAACAACAAGACTGTTGCCCAGTGTAAGACACCATTTGGAGAGACTGCAGGTGGAGTCACTGTGATGCATGTTGTTGTACAGCCTTCTCCAGCAAAAACTAAATCAG AGAAGAAGGTCGATAAAGCACCCAAGGCGGTTATATGCACATGCACCATTTTGTGA
- the LOC103862809 gene encoding bidirectional sugar transporter SWEET14, with translation MALNVLAFTFGIMGNIISFIVFLAPVPTFVRICKKKSIEGFQSLPYVSALFSATLWIYYAMQKDGSGLLLITINAVGCFIETIYIVLFITYANKKARISTLKVLGLLNFLGFAAIILVCELLTKASNREKVLGGICVGFSVCVFAAPLSIMRVVIRTRSVEFMPFSLSLFLTLSAITWLFYGLAIKDFYVALPNIMGAFLGAVQMILYVIYKYYKAPKTDDTEKPKTVPDHSIDMVKLASTPVSSELTVHPQTHGGGDLEGQMEKKVANQIQT, from the exons ATGGCTCTAAACGTATTGGCGTTTACATTTGGAATCATGG GCAACATCATATCGTTCATCGTTTTCTTGGCACCAGT TCCAACTTTCGTTAGGATCTGCAAGAAAAAATCGATAGAAGGTTTTCAGTCACTTCCCTATGTGTCAGCGCTCTTTAGCGCGACGCTATGGATTTATTACGCTATGCAGAAAGATGGATCAGGCTTACTTCTGATAACCATAAACGCCGTGGGATGCTTCATCGAAACCATTTACATCGTCCTCTTCATCACCTACGCTAACAAGAAAGCTAGA ATATCAACTTTGAAGGTTCTTGGGCTCTTGAACTTCTTGGGTTTTGCCGCTATTATCCTTGTCTGTGAGCTCTTGACCAAAGCATCTAACCGTGAGAAGGTCCTCGGAGGGATTTGCGTCGGATTTTCCGTTTGTGTCTTCGCAGCTCCTTTGAGCATCATG AGAGTGGTGATACGAACAAGAAGTGTGGAGTTTATGCCCTTTTCTCTATCATTGTTTCTTACACTCAGCGCCATTACGTGGCTCTTCTACGGTCTTGCTATCAAAGACTTCTACGTTGCA CTTCCAAACATTATGGGTGCGTTTCTCGGAGCAGTTCAAATGATTCTCTACGTCATATACAAGTACTACAAAGCTCCAAAAACTGATGACACGGAGAAACCCAAAACGGtgccggatcattcaatcgatATGGTCAAGCTTGCATCAACTCCAGTTTCCAGTGAGTTGACGGTTCATCCTCAAACTCATGGTGGTGGTGATTTGGAGGGTCAGATGGAAAAGAAAGTGGCAAACCAAATCCAAACCTAA
- the LOC103864720 gene encoding uncharacterized protein LOC103864720: MSVSVKVKCFHSGRFKDEGGLCYVDGTVDEFELDADSLFTNLVMKMFEKRIVIGKLWFKLPFHELEDRKPLFENVEANKKRMESSARWYKELDIYVERDRVVLAEEGSTNVGVQERGMNVEPEEEGLHDRAEKQCEKLCEKLAEKNSETGLMFDEDEDEALDTLYDPLADDSDDEKCSEDALSESSESNDEAEVVEEDIVDIDNVNYEEQIPDEDEVYPATDDSSGDEEEQAERLVQRGLPDGVFSLRQLFSSGSEFKKNVIRYILKTGRNVVFDRWEKTKLGAKCGEKNCGWRIYCSVEEPIGKWMVKVYEDEHQCHPVGRCKLIKSPVVADLFLEDIRRDPEMSAPEIKDEMKRRYNIIISPAQSQVARRLIFDKLQAETDEQFARLRDYEHEIKRTNKNTTVEINTTRREDGSEAFSQMYLCFAALKTSWKQHCRPVIGLDGTFLKHSMQGMILTAIGRDPNNQIYPIAWAVVSSENNDNWEWFIHKVKVDLDLGEGDEITIISDMHRSLIHGVATELPKAEHRACARHIYANLKKLHKSDTLKPMFWRVASSYNEADFKQNLAAFREFDPLACDELLKRDHRTWCRAFFRIGCCCADTHNNLTESFNRTLKVARKKPFVQMLELIRRDAMQRIANRFEQARKEPARHTKKARKEVEKSCDEAQHCRSVSSTGGRYEVVEGTNGYSVKLHKRTCACRKWDLTGIPCRHAVCAIRENTGLVEDYISDYYTTEKWRETYRRDLKPVNGPKFWAECGGGRIVGPPYKRPPGRPKGKARIKGVHESPSKKRVGRKGRVPHCGICSEKGHNSRTCPTKSPETRKKRRWLSKQCEEDAEEAAARNGQDEANDEAQETAEMEADLAAQMEDQVEVEFISSTAPQPSQPSQGNQAPQRNLRRSSRLAALLFG; the protein is encoded by the exons ATGAG TGTCTCGGTGAAAGTGAAATGCTTTCACTCTGGTCGGTTTAAAGATGAAGGTGGATTGTGTTATGTAGATGGAACCGTCGACGAGTTCGAGTTGGATGCGGATTCTCTTTTCACGAACTTGGTAATGAAGATGTTTGAGAAAAGGATTGTGATTGGGAAGTTGTGGTTCAAGCTACCATTCCATGAGTTGGAAGATAGGAAACCTTTATTTGAAAATGTCGAAGCCAATAAGAAGAGAATGGAATCTTCAGCGCGTTGGTACAAGGAGCTCGACATCTATGTAGAGAGAGATAGGGTTGTTCTAGCTGAAGAAGGTAGCACGAATGTTGGAGTTCAAGAAAGGGGTATGAACGTTGAACCAGAAGAAGAGGGTCTGCATGATAGAGCTGAAAAACAGTGTGAGAAGCTCTGTGAAAAGCTGGCTGAAAAGAATTCTGAGACGGGTTTGATgtttgatgaagatgaagatgaggcGTTAGACACTTTGTATGATCCTCTTGCAGACGACTCGGATGATGAGAAGTGTTCAGAAGATGCCTTGTCAGAATCTTCAGAATCGAATGATGAGGCGGAAGTTGTTGAAGAGGATATAGTAGACATCGACAATGTGAACTATGAGGAACAGATACCAGACGAAGATGAGGTGTACCCTGCTACAGacgattcatctggtgatgaagAAGAACAAGCTGAGAGATTAGTGCAAAGGGGTTTACCGGATGGAGTGTTCAGCTTGAGACAGCTCTTCAGCAGTGGGTCAGAATTTAAGAAGAATGTCATAAGATACATCCTGAAGACTGGGCGTAATGTGGTATTTGATAGATGGGAAAAGACTAAGCTTGGTGCAAAGTGTGGTGAAAAGAATTGTGGATGGAGGATATATTGCTCTGTTGAAGAACCTATTGGCAAATGGATGGTTAAGGTATATGAAGATGAGCATCAATGTCATCCTGTGGGGCGGTGCAAGCTTATCAAGAGCCCTGTTGTTGctgatttgtttcttgaagATATAAGGCGAGATCCAGAGATGAGTGCACCGGAGATCAAAGATGAAATGAAAAGGAGATACAACATTATCATCTCGCCTGCTCAGTCACAAGTTGCTAGAAGACTGATTTTCGATAAGTTGCAAGCTGAAACTGATGAACAATTTGCAAGACTTAGAGACTACGAGCATGAAATCAAGAGGACCAACAAAAACACTACTGTGGAGATCAACACAACTCgtagagaagatggaagtgaaGCATTTTCACAAATGTACTTATGCTTTGCGGCTCTAAAGACTTCATGGAAGCAACACTGCAGACCAGTTATTGGTTTGGACGGTACGTTTCTGAAGCACTCAATGCAGGGAATGATATTAACTGCTATTGGAAGGGATCCTAATAACCAGATATACCCGATAGCGTGGGCTGTAGTTTCTTCTGAAAATAATGATAATTGGGAGTGGTTTATCCACAAAGTCAAGGTCGACTTGGACTTGGGTGAAGGCGATGAGATCACAATAATATCTGATATGCACAGAAGTTTGATCCACGGTGTTGCTACTGAGTTGCCAAAGGCAGAGCATCGGGCTTGTGCAAGACATATCTACGCCAATCTGAAGAAACTGCACAAGTCAGACACACTGAAGCCAATGTTTTGGAGGGTCGCAAGCAGCTACAATGAAGCTGATTTCAAGCAAAATTTAGCTGCATTTAGAGAGTTTGACCCATTGGCATGTGATGAGCTCCTTAAGAGAGACCACCGGACTTGGTGTAGGGCGTTTTTTAGGATTGGTTGCTGTTGTGCAGACACACACAACAACTTGACAGAGTCCTTTAATAGGACTCTAAAGGTGGCACGGAAGAAACCTTTTGTCCAGATGTTAGAGCTGATAAGGAGAGATGCAATGCAAAGGATTGCCAACCGCTTTGAACAAGCTCGTAAGGAACCTGCAAGGCATACTAAGAAAGCAAGAAAGGAGGTTGAGAAGTCGTGTGATGAAGCTCAACACTGTCGTTCTGTCTCTAGCACTGGTGGGAGGTATGAGGTTGTTGAGGGAACTAATGGATACTCGGTGAaattgcacaagaggacatgtgCGTGTAGAAAGTGGGATCTAACTGGGATTCCATGTCGTCATGCTGTGTGTGCGATCAGGGAGAACACAGGCTTGGTTGAAGACTACATATCTGATTACTACACGACCGAGAAATGGAGAGAGACTTATCGAAGAGATTTGAAGCCGGTCAATGGACCAAAATTTTGGGCTGAGTGTGGAGGAGGACGCATTGTTGGACCACCTTACAAACGTCCTCCAGGAAGACCTAAGGGAAAAGCTAGGATCAAAGGAGTACATGAGTCACCCTCAAAAAAGAGGGTTGGTCGCAAAGGAAGGGTACCACACTGTGGTATTTGCAGTGAGAAAGGTCATAACTCAAGGACATGCCCCACTAAG TCTCCGGAGACCAGGAAAAAACGAAGATGGCTAAGTAAGCAATGTGAAGAAGATGCTGAAGAAGCAGCTGCAAGGAATGGTCAAGATGAAGCAAACGATGAAGCTCAGGAAACAGCTGAAATGGAAGCTGATTTGGCAGCTCAAATGGAAGATCAAGTAGAAGTTGAGTTTATTTCTTCTACTGCACCTCAGCCAAGCCAACCAAGCCAAGGAAACCAAGCACCACAACGAAACCTCAGAAGAAGCAGTCGCTTGGCAGCTTTGCTTTTCGGTTGA
- the LOC103862816 gene encoding mitochondrial import inner membrane translocase subunit TIM8, whose protein sequence is MDPSAANSPELLRFLNEEEQRVMMNEAVAKLTSVCWDKCLTSAPGSKFSPSEYSCLTHCAKRYADMSMVIIRSTQSKK, encoded by the exons ATGGATCCCTCCGCCGCCAACAGTCCTGAATTGCTTCGCTTCCTTAAC GAAGAAGAGCAAAGGGTGATGATGAACGAGGCGGTTGCGAAGCTGACAAGCGTGTGTTGGGACAAATGCCTAACAAGCGCACCGGGTAGCAAGTTCAGCCCTAGTGAGTATTCATGTCTCACACACTGTGCTAAGCGTTACGCTGACATGAGTATGGTCATCATCAGAAGCACTCAGTCCAAGAAGTGA
- the LOC103862826 gene encoding uncharacterized protein LOC103862826: MANCPGDSTQTHLDILRCPFLRNINEPTNLSFSSSSLPFPFPVRAGQGPIFEDGPNFDTAFRLFHGQDGVVPLSDSPRAGADKPSLSSPGFNPLAAKAATISLSSFGHGGPFGFDAFSNMFKNQKRKSDSSKNKDSSSSKGGNHESMSDDWLQTGNCPIAKSYRAVSGVAPLVAKILQPPPGMQYKCPKAIVAARAAISKTAFAKNLRPQPLSSKVLVIGVLGMALNVPLGVWREHTEKFSASWFVALHAAVPFIGILRKSVLMPKMAMVFTIAASVMGQVIGSRAERYRLKSVAQKKLTLTGPDKVDGRCGDKVVMKWNPMLLEVASPVSTGAASVVC; encoded by the exons ATGGCTAATTGTCCTGGAGACTCGACCCAAACTCACTTAGACATTCTCCGTTGCCCATTCTTGAGGAACATCAATGAGCCCACTAACctctccttctcttcttcatccttgCCTTTTCCCTTCCCT GTGCGAGCAGGGCAAGGACCAATTTTTGAGGATGGACCCAATTTCGACACTGCGTTTAGGCTTTTCCATGGTCAAGATGGTGTTGTCCCGCTCTCGGACAGCCCTCGTGCCGGAGCGGATAAGCCTTCGCTTTCCTCTCCTGGGTTCAATCCACTTGCTGCTAAGGCGGCGACTATTAGTCTCTCCTCCTTTGGACATGGAGGGCCTTTTGGATTCGATGCGTTTTCCAACATGTTTAAGAACCAAAAGAGAAAGTCAGACTCTTCCAAAAATAAagattcttcttcctctaag GGAGGAAACCACGAGTCTATGAGTGACGACTGGCTTCAAACAGGAAACTGCCCTATTGCTAAATCGTACCGAGCTGTAAGTGGTGTGGCACCGCTCGTGGCAAAGATCCTGCAACCCCCTCCGGGCATGCAGTATAAGTGTCCTAAAGCAATAGTAGCAGCTCGAGCAGCGATATCAAAAACAGCTTTCGCTAAGAACCTCCGGCCACAGCCTTTATCATCCAAAGTACTAGTCATCGGGGTGCTGGGCATGGCCCTGAACGTGCCTCTAGGGGTTTGGAGAGAGCACACTGAAAAGTTCTCTGCATCTTGGTTTGTAGCTCTACACGCAGCGGTTCCTTTCATTGGAATACTGAGGAAGTCAGTGTTGATGCCTAAGATGGCGATGGTTTTTACCATAGCAGCGTCTGTTATGGGACAAGTGATTGGGTCAAGAGCAGAGAGGTATAGGCTTAAGTCGGTGGCTCAGAAGAAACTCACGTTGACAGGACCAGATAAAGTGGATGGAAGGTGCGGCGATAAAGTGGTGATGAAATGGAATCCCATGTTGCTTGAAGTAGCAAGTCCTGTTTCTACGGGAGCAGCTAGTGTTGTCTGCTAA